Proteins from a genomic interval of Rhizobium sp. SL42:
- a CDS encoding sugar ABC transporter ATP-binding protein, which translates to MGEVILDIVDVHKSFGPVHALRGAHLQLRKGEIHALVGENGAGKSTLMHIIDGILQPDSGEVSLDGRKVRISSPNEAHRLGIGFVHQEIALCPEISVAENMYMSETNSTPAWFMRYADINRRAAAVLSELGDIDPMVKAGSLSISQQQIVEIAKALTLDCRILILDEPTAALTETEAKILFRIMHRLADKGIAIIYISHRMAEIFEHCDRITIMRDGCHVRTADISGITQDEVINSMVGRVLSNLYPAKQGDEKRSSRSILSVRGLSESSRIFDVGFDLYEGEILGLAGLIGAGRSEIVRGICRLEGRATGEIALNGRRLHLRDYRDSIREGIVYLSEDRKTDGLFLDMSIAANVSALDVDLIANGMGLIEKRREQARARELGQRLQLRANSVDDPVSSLSGGNQQKVALAKMLSVNPKVIFLDEPTRGVDVGAKAEIHRQLRALVQEGVGIVVISSELPELIGISDRVLVVREGRIAGELRGDDMTEEKIMHLASIDIGPAVAHG; encoded by the coding sequence ATGGGTGAAGTAATTCTTGATATCGTAGACGTGCACAAGTCCTTCGGTCCGGTCCACGCGCTCCGCGGTGCGCACCTGCAATTGAGAAAAGGCGAGATCCACGCGCTCGTCGGCGAAAACGGCGCTGGAAAATCGACCTTGATGCATATTATCGACGGCATCCTTCAGCCCGATTCCGGCGAGGTCAGCCTCGATGGCCGGAAGGTACGCATCTCGTCCCCGAATGAAGCCCATCGGTTGGGCATCGGCTTTGTCCATCAGGAGATCGCGCTGTGCCCGGAAATTTCCGTGGCCGAGAACATGTATATGTCGGAAACCAATTCCACCCCCGCCTGGTTCATGCGTTATGCCGACATCAACCGCCGGGCGGCAGCGGTGTTGAGTGAACTGGGCGACATCGACCCCATGGTGAAGGCCGGCAGCCTGTCGATATCCCAGCAGCAGATCGTCGAGATCGCCAAGGCGCTGACGCTCGATTGCCGCATTCTGATCCTGGATGAGCCCACGGCCGCACTGACGGAAACCGAGGCAAAGATCCTGTTTCGTATCATGCACCGGCTCGCCGACAAGGGTATCGCCATTATCTATATTTCGCATCGCATGGCCGAGATCTTCGAACATTGCGATCGCATCACCATCATGCGCGACGGTTGTCATGTGCGCACCGCCGATATTTCCGGGATCACCCAGGACGAGGTGATCAACAGCATGGTCGGGCGGGTATTGAGCAATCTTTATCCTGCCAAGCAGGGTGACGAGAAACGTTCCAGCCGGTCGATTCTCTCGGTGCGCGGCCTGAGCGAAAGCAGCCGGATCTTCGATGTCGGCTTTGATCTTTACGAAGGCGAAATCCTCGGCCTCGCCGGATTGATAGGTGCAGGCCGTAGCGAGATCGTCCGCGGCATTTGCCGGCTCGAGGGCCGGGCGACCGGCGAGATTGCGCTCAATGGTCGCCGCCTCCACCTGCGTGACTATCGCGACAGTATCCGTGAGGGCATCGTCTACCTGTCGGAGGATCGCAAGACTGACGGGCTGTTTCTGGACATGTCGATTGCCGCAAATGTCTCTGCGCTCGACGTCGACCTGATTGCGAACGGCATGGGGCTGATTGAAAAGCGGCGCGAGCAGGCGCGGGCGCGTGAACTCGGCCAAAGACTACAGCTGCGGGCCAACAGCGTCGATGATCCGGTCTCGTCGCTTAGCGGTGGCAACCAGCAGAAGGTGGCTCTGGCGAAGATGTTGTCGGTAAACCCCAAGGTGATTTTCCTGGATGAGCCGACTCGTGGCGTCGATGTCGGTGCCAAGGCGGAGATCCACCGGCAGCTGCGCGCACTGGTGCAGGAAGGTGTCGGCATCGTCGTCATCTCGTCGGAACTGCCGGAATTGATCGGCATCAGTGACCGCGTGCTGGTGGTGCGCGAGGGGCGCATCGCCGGTGAGCTGCGCGGTGACGACATGACGGAGGAAAAGATCATGCATCTGGCGTCGATTGATATCGGTCCGGCGGTGGCACATGGCTGA
- a CDS encoding substrate-binding domain-containing protein — protein sequence MLKYLKRALGLGVAACVIGVAVSPAKAEGKFACEPGETYVMNVMVSAHPYWVPVFEGFKQAAASLGCEAVFSGTPDYDITKQIASFEQDLVKKPKGVLLHPMQADPFIEPINKAIESGVSITTFAADSPKSKRTAYITSDNVAEAKFASEEIVKQLGAKGEFAVLENPGQSNHDLRVTALVDYMARTYPEMKLVARQATNQDANAAYQAVSAMLQANPNLGALWIPEAGSAEGAVTAVLEAKKNVLIIHADITPTTLDHIKAGNIHMAINPNQGVQGFMGFVNTFLGAHPDLLDPFNDYKLSGFNPLQVPSMDNGFAVITKANAAAFDLNEYMKNR from the coding sequence ATGTTGAAATACCTGAAGAGGGCCTTGGGCCTTGGTGTGGCCGCTTGCGTCATCGGCGTTGCCGTTTCGCCCGCCAAAGCAGAAGGAAAATTCGCCTGTGAGCCCGGCGAGACCTACGTGATGAATGTCATGGTGTCGGCGCATCCCTATTGGGTGCCGGTGTTCGAGGGTTTCAAGCAGGCCGCGGCGTCGCTTGGCTGCGAAGCGGTTTTTTCCGGCACCCCCGATTACGACATAACCAAGCAGATTGCGTCCTTCGAGCAGGACCTGGTCAAGAAGCCCAAGGGTGTGCTGCTGCACCCAATGCAGGCTGATCCGTTCATCGAGCCAATCAACAAGGCCATCGAATCGGGCGTATCGATCACCACTTTTGCCGCGGATTCGCCCAAGTCGAAGCGGACCGCCTACATTACCTCTGACAACGTTGCCGAGGCGAAGTTCGCATCCGAGGAAATCGTCAAGCAGCTCGGCGCAAAAGGCGAGTTCGCCGTGCTGGAGAACCCCGGCCAAAGCAATCACGACCTGCGTGTCACGGCACTGGTCGATTACATGGCCCGCACCTATCCTGAAATGAAACTCGTGGCCCGCCAGGCGACGAACCAGGACGCAAATGCCGCATATCAGGCCGTCTCGGCCATGTTGCAGGCCAATCCGAATCTCGGCGCTCTCTGGATCCCTGAAGCCGGCTCGGCAGAAGGGGCCGTGACTGCCGTTCTCGAAGCCAAGAAGAACGTGTTGATCATCCACGCGGACATCACGCCGACCACGCTCGACCATATCAAGGCGGGCAATATCCATATGGCCATCAATCCGAACCAGGGCGTTCAGGGCTTCATGGGCTTTGTGAACACATTCCTCGGCGCGCATCCCGATCTTCTGGATCCATTCAACGACTATAAGCTGTCGGGCTTCAACCCGCTTCAGGTTCCGTCGATGGACAATGGCTTCGCCGTCATCACCAAGGCCAATGCGGCGGCGTTCGACCTCAATGAGTACATGAAGAATCGCTGA
- a CDS encoding ABC transporter ATP-binding protein: MATVECRGIAKTYGALEVMRDFDLKVDDHEFVVFLGPSGCGKSTMLRMIAGLEEISGGDLLIGGQRMNDRDPGDRGIAMVFQNYALYPHMSVRENITFGLERAGIGKVAIDERLSPVVDALGLGVYLSRKPTELSGGQQQRVAIARAMIKTPEVFLFDEPLSNLDAKLRGSLRVEIARLHRDLKTTSIYVTHDQLEAMTLADRIVLMKDGRIEQMGTPEEIYQAPATVFAAGFIGTPNMNFLPLQAIDGVLSDDLVRFQAPSGIRAGAVTVGIRPGAFRLGGEVSGFRGAVERNEFHGETRLVSVRNDRHEINVAVPASCVLRPGELVGVDVEASDLHVFDPATGKRLN; encoded by the coding sequence ATGGCGACTGTCGAATGCCGGGGCATAGCCAAGACCTATGGCGCGCTCGAGGTAATGCGTGATTTCGACCTCAAGGTCGACGACCATGAATTCGTCGTCTTTCTCGGCCCGTCCGGTTGCGGCAAGTCGACCATGCTGCGCATGATCGCGGGTCTTGAGGAGATTTCTGGCGGTGACCTGCTCATCGGTGGCCAGAGGATGAATGACCGCGATCCCGGCGATCGCGGCATCGCCATGGTTTTCCAGAACTATGCGCTTTATCCGCATATGAGCGTGCGCGAGAACATCACCTTCGGGCTTGAGCGCGCAGGCATCGGCAAGGTCGCGATAGACGAGCGGCTTTCACCCGTCGTCGATGCGCTCGGCCTTGGCGTCTATCTGTCGCGCAAGCCGACGGAACTATCAGGCGGCCAGCAGCAACGGGTGGCGATCGCACGCGCGATGATCAAGACACCGGAGGTCTTCCTCTTCGACGAGCCGCTTTCCAATCTCGATGCCAAGCTGCGCGGCAGCCTGCGCGTCGAGATCGCGCGGCTGCATCGCGATCTGAAGACGACGAGCATCTATGTCACGCATGACCAGCTCGAGGCGATGACGCTCGCCGACCGGATCGTCCTGATGAAGGACGGCCGCATCGAGCAGATGGGCACGCCCGAGGAAATCTACCAGGCGCCGGCAACGGTCTTTGCCGCCGGTTTCATCGGCACGCCCAACATGAATTTTCTGCCGCTGCAAGCGATCGATGGTGTGCTGAGCGACGATCTCGTTCGCTTCCAGGCGCCTTCCGGCATCCGTGCGGGCGCGGTCACGGTCGGCATCCGGCCCGGCGCATTCCGCCTTGGTGGCGAGGTCAGTGGATTTCGCGGCGCGGTCGAGCGCAACGAGTTTCACGGAGAGACCCGGCTGGTCAGCGTGCGCAACGATCGCCATGAAATCAACGTGGCCGTCCCGGCGTCCTGCGTGTTGAGGCCTGGCGAACTCGTCGGCGTCGACGTCGAAGCATCGGACCTACACGTATTTGATCCGGCAACGGGCAAACGTTTGAATTGA
- a CDS encoding NAD(P)-dependent alcohol dehydrogenase yields the protein MKALVLERVGELSLRDIDLPQAMGPDDVRIKLHTVGVCGSDVHYYTHGHIGDFVVNEPMVLGHEAAGTVTEVGANVTHLKPGDRVCMEPGIPDPKSRASRLGLYNVDPAVTFWATPPVHGVLCPETVHPAGFTYKLPDNVSFAEGAMVEPFAVGMQAATRARINPGDTAVVTGCGTIGIMVALAALAGGCSRVLISDLSETKLKLAEIYDGITGINLRECNLVEAVNEATEGWGADIVFECSGAAAAVADLFKVVRPGGTVVVVGLPPGPVPVDLAAACFRECRIETVFRYANVFDRALALIAAGKVDLKPLVSRTYAFDQSIAAFERAAEGRPEDVKLQIILDGEEN from the coding sequence ATGAAAGCACTTGTCCTCGAGCGCGTCGGCGAACTCTCCCTGCGCGACATCGATCTCCCCCAGGCCATGGGTCCCGACGACGTTCGTATCAAACTGCACACGGTCGGCGTCTGTGGCAGCGACGTGCACTACTACACGCATGGGCATATCGGCGATTTTGTCGTCAACGAGCCCATGGTTCTTGGCCATGAGGCGGCCGGCACGGTCACCGAAGTCGGTGCCAATGTCACGCATCTGAAGCCCGGCGACCGGGTCTGCATGGAACCCGGCATTCCCGACCCGAAGTCGCGTGCCTCGCGCCTTGGCCTCTACAATGTTGATCCCGCCGTCACCTTCTGGGCAACGCCGCCGGTGCATGGCGTGCTCTGCCCGGAGACCGTGCATCCAGCCGGTTTTACCTACAAGCTGCCGGACAATGTCTCTTTCGCCGAAGGCGCGATGGTCGAGCCGTTCGCGGTTGGCATGCAGGCGGCAACACGCGCCCGCATCAACCCCGGCGATACAGCGGTTGTCACCGGCTGCGGCACAATCGGCATCATGGTGGCGCTGGCAGCCCTTGCCGGCGGATGCTCGCGGGTGCTGATCTCGGATCTTTCGGAAACGAAACTCAAGCTGGCCGAGATCTATGACGGGATTACCGGCATCAATCTGCGCGAATGCAACCTCGTCGAGGCGGTCAATGAGGCCACGGAAGGCTGGGGTGCCGACATCGTCTTCGAATGCTCGGGTGCAGCGGCGGCCGTTGCCGATCTGTTCAAGGTCGTGCGCCCCGGTGGGACGGTGGTTGTGGTCGGCCTGCCGCCGGGACCGGTGCCGGTCGATCTCGCCGCCGCCTGCTTCCGCGAGTGCCGTATCGAGACGGTGTTCCGCTACGCCAATGTCTTTGATCGGGCGCTGGCCTTGATCGCGGCCGGCAAGGTGGACCTAAAGCCACTGGTGTCCAGGACCTATGCGTTCGACCAGTCGATCGCCGCTTTCGAGCGCGCGGCCGAAGGGCGACCGGAGGACGTCAAGCTGCAGATCATTCTGGATGGGGAGGAGAACTGA
- a CDS encoding carbohydrate ABC transporter permease, which yields MKLSTLLLKLLLILAAALVVLPLLWTLLNAFKTNADLLVSTPKLVFQPVWDNMSYVLNRRSVARALTNSLIICSSAVVLGALIGVPAAYVIARFKNRLTAEAQFFVLSLRFLPPVAIAIPMLVIWLGLNLYDTRLSLIVTYLIVTASITIWLSVPAFERVSLHVEEAARVDGLGPYATFFRIALPIARFQVFGAIAFSFVLVWNEFLLAMMLTTSKAKTLPIIASEMSQLGMNVPWGILNAAVVLLSLPPLILLGVMAGGLNAAFSKKTDQG from the coding sequence ATGAAGCTCTCGACCCTGCTGCTCAAGCTGCTACTGATCCTTGCGGCTGCGCTTGTCGTGCTGCCGCTGCTGTGGACGCTGCTCAACGCCTTCAAGACCAATGCCGACCTCCTGGTGTCTACGCCCAAGCTCGTCTTCCAGCCGGTCTGGGACAACATGAGCTATGTGCTGAACCGCCGCTCGGTGGCGCGTGCGCTGACGAATTCGCTGATCATCTGCTCAAGCGCCGTGGTGCTCGGCGCGCTGATCGGCGTGCCGGCCGCCTATGTCATCGCGCGCTTCAAGAACCGCCTGACCGCCGAGGCGCAGTTCTTCGTCCTCTCGCTGCGTTTCCTGCCGCCGGTTGCGATCGCCATTCCGATGCTGGTCATCTGGCTCGGGCTCAACCTCTACGATACGCGGCTCTCGCTGATCGTCACCTATCTGATCGTCACCGCCTCGATCACCATCTGGCTTTCGGTGCCGGCCTTCGAGCGCGTCAGCCTGCATGTCGAGGAAGCCGCACGCGTCGATGGCCTTGGTCCCTACGCGACCTTCTTCCGCATTGCGCTGCCGATTGCCCGTTTCCAGGTCTTCGGCGCCATCGCCTTTTCCTTCGTGCTGGTCTGGAACGAGTTCCTGCTCGCCATGATGCTCACGACATCCAAGGCAAAGACGCTTCCGATCATCGCGTCGGAAATGTCCCAGCTCGGCATGAACGTGCCCTGGGGCATCCTCAACGCCGCCGTCGTCCTCCTGTCCCTGCCGCCGCTGATCCTGCTCGGAGTGATGGCGGGTGGGCTCAATGCCGCATTTTCCAAGAAAACTGATCAAGGTTGA
- a CDS encoding carbohydrate ABC transporter permease: MRRGRSLPYVFLGPTMGILVVLALVPTVYAINISLQNRTLAQPDADYVWFANYMALFSDARFLNALWVSFKWEILSVSATMVTGLALGIAMFEAASPRMRNILCVLFIIPVLLPRVCAAFVWKFAFHPLYGALTWPVRELTGITPDILSTPLGALLAVAFVDVWQWGLFFSVIILKLLESLPPQPLEAARIDRATRFEIHRFVTLPMLKAPLISLLLVKAIESLRSFDLVYVMTRGGPGISTETLDMYAYSQGFIESGKISYASSMAVIMMVLTIVTFTFTWKRLNR, encoded by the coding sequence ATGCGTCGCGGCCGTTCGCTGCCTTACGTCTTTCTTGGGCCCACCATGGGCATCCTGGTCGTGCTGGCCCTCGTGCCGACGGTCTACGCGATCAATATTTCCCTGCAGAACCGCACGCTTGCGCAGCCGGATGCCGATTATGTCTGGTTCGCCAATTATATGGCCCTGTTCTCGGATGCCCGCTTCCTCAACGCGCTCTGGGTGTCGTTCAAATGGGAGATTCTCAGCGTCAGCGCGACCATGGTCACGGGGCTTGCGCTGGGCATCGCGATGTTCGAGGCCGCCAGCCCGCGCATGCGAAACATTCTCTGCGTGCTGTTCATCATCCCGGTCCTGCTGCCACGTGTCTGTGCCGCCTTCGTATGGAAGTTCGCCTTTCACCCGCTCTATGGCGCCCTGACCTGGCCCGTCCGCGAACTGACCGGCATCACGCCCGACATCCTGTCGACGCCGCTGGGGGCGCTGCTCGCGGTTGCCTTTGTCGATGTCTGGCAATGGGGCCTGTTCTTCTCTGTGATCATCCTCAAGCTTTTGGAATCGCTGCCGCCGCAGCCGCTAGAGGCGGCGCGGATCGACCGCGCGACCCGGTTCGAGATTCACCGTTTCGTCACGCTGCCGATGCTGAAGGCGCCGCTGATCAGCCTGCTGCTGGTCAAGGCGATCGAAAGCCTGCGCTCCTTCGACCTTGTCTACGTGATGACCCGCGGCGGTCCCGGCATTTCGACGGAAACGCTCGACATGTATGCCTATTCGCAGGGCTTCATCGAATCCGGCAAGATTTCCTACGCCTCGTCCATGGCGGTCATCATGATGGTGCTGACCATCGTCACCTTCACCTTCACCTGGAAGAGGCTGAACCGATGA